The following DNA comes from Macrobrachium rosenbergii isolate ZJJX-2024 chromosome 37, ASM4041242v1, whole genome shotgun sequence.
TCTTCTGTGTACAAAcggcacacgagagagagagagagagagagacttgtgctTAAGTCCCTGAGTAGTAGAAGTGCCCCATCAAGAATAAACTGTGCACAGAAATCTACTTAAAACGTAAAGTGTCATTCGATATACATGACATGAGCCAATATGGTCATCGTTACGACCAAACAGGTGTCTTTGAAAGGGGTTTGATCAATTCTATTCATGGGTTTCGGAATGCTGGCCCCAAGCTAACCGACTGGATCACTGGGTACGCAGGGAACCGGTGAAAGAAAGCTATGGACTCCTCTCTATGGGGCACAGGGTGTGGGAACaggtttattcttttctttgaaaGAGGAATTCTTAAAGTTCTATTTCAGCTGAAAGCGTTATCCAGTGAAAGCTCCAATTTGTCGCTGGAAGCTTTATTCAGCGAAAGCTATTTTCCATGAAAGATGTCTCTGAAAGTTTTTTACAATGAaacttattatataaatttaatgatgTATTAAATTTTCACCTAATAAAAGCTATACTCGATTAAAGTTGTATCTGAAAGTTTTTCTGCCCATTCTGTCAACATTCTATCAAATATATTCCCGTGCAAGAGTTATTCTTTGACATTTATATTCAGCGTACGCATTTCTATGTAGTAATTGATAAATCTGCGTAAGCTTTAATCCatgaaagtttttatatgaaaactgcACTTCTTCCAATCGTTTTATTCGACAGAAACTATTCTGTGAAAGCTTTTGTCGGTGAGTGATTTTTTATGAAAGCTTACTTATGTGACATCCATTCAATGAAACCTGCGCAGTTACTATCATTCATCATTTATACTGTCTGTGCATTCCATTCACTGCACTGAATATCTCATTCTTTTGATCTGCCCTGGTTCGGATGATCATTTGCATGAATACAAGCTCCCACTGTCTATTTTCTTGATAGTTTTTAAATCAATGGTTGGTGTGAAACAGTAACTTATATGTAGTTCAGTGGTTAAGACACTCACTTCACCAAAGCAAGAGATCCCGGATTAGATTTGCAAACAAGACGTAAAATTGGAAAACTTGAGTCATGTTCTATTAAATCCCAGTGACTCATGTATTTGATCGAGGGGAAcgttttatgtatacacacacccaaacaccaacacatacacataggcctatatgtattatatatgtgtatgtatagtatatataatatatacacataggcctatatgtattatataatataaaattgtaagTGATTCGTTAAACACTCCTTTAAATATTCTAACCTTACAGGAAAAGATATACCGAAGAATGTAAGACATATTGCGGCTGAAGCTTCAAGTCAATGCGGTAAAGTAACGACAATGAATATAACTGTGCACGAATATGTGAAGAAAGCTAAAAGGCTGAACTATAGCACTGCCTTCTAATTGTCCGCAATACACAAaggatttacattatatatatatatatatatatatatatatatatatatatatatatatatatatatacatacatacacacataatatatatatacatagagacatatatatatatatatatatatatatatatatatatatatatatatatatatatatatatatatatatatatatatatatatatataatatatatatatatatatatatatatacacatacaccttcTCCATTTAAAGCTGATTTCCAACACGTAGCTTAAAGAAAATGCTGCACTGTACAGTCTGATCATTTAGTCATTATTATCCACACTGGATATTTAGAAATTCAATTGTCATTCATAGTTGCTATGTTACATCAGCCGTAAGGCGGGGTACTGAACTTCTGAGAATCTTAATGAGAAATGTCTGATACTGCCTATGTAGCATCTTCAGATCTCATGTACACATGTACACCTTACGAATGCTAATTCTTAACATTTTCTAagtaattttctctttcccacACCCGGGTATTCTAATTCCCTACTTTCTGGAAGCTctattttcaaactgaaaaagGTAGTCGAataatacacacactcatatatatatatatatatatatatatatatatatatatatatatatatatatatatacatacagtatatatatatatatatatatatatatatatatatatatatatatatatatatatatatataacatcactaccatggtaaaaaatgagactggtgatgtgtgataaaattatatatatatatgttattatatatatatatatatatatatatatatatatatatatatatatcactatatatatacaaacacacacatatatatgtatatataaatatatacgcttTGTGTCAAATAGGtggtcaataataaaaaaaaatgataatgtaccCGAAAATCTCAGTACCGCGACAGTAACAAGATAtcgtataaaattttatttattcattttttactgaAAGAAGTACCGTAACCCTAAGTTTGACACCTGCCAGACTTCGGTGACATTTGACAGTGATACCATCCAAATGGCAGCCTTTTAGCAAACACTTGGTTTTAAGTTCATTAGTTTCAAGACTGTGCTTTGGATTTTGTGAATGGCCGGGGTTCGGTTTTCCGGAAATTTACCCCAACTCTAGTATTagcatattttatttcaatttcaagggGTTGTTTATAACTAAACAGCAGCAATAATTCATACATTTAACCTTTTCAGTTTGTTGTAAACTAACCAACGTCCTgatgattaatatataaaaaattttacactaaaataagagaaatatcagtaatttattttacagaagcTTTGAAAATTGTTAGCACAAACGTAGAGAGTACAAAAAGTACCTTAAGCATCCCCGTCCTCACTATATCGTCAGTAATCAGATAACGCCCACCCTGAGCCCAGTAATGACTGCGATAATCCCGACTTATCAGAAAATTATCATATCATTAAACAAAccaaaataacaaattataaagCCATAACTTCGTGAAACATTAAAAGAATGGTTTATCTCGAGTAAATGCCTTTTATCAAATCTTACTTGAAACTTTCACCTTAAGTGTTGAATGGTAACAGCTACGTATGCTTCTACAGCAGTGGTCTCCCTGTCTTATCATTTCTGTTGCTTATTCGCAAGGCCGTGTGCATGAGAGTAGTAAGCAACATcacctttacaaaagataaatacaCAATAATCGCGGAGGGCAGGCCGAGTGGCATACCAGTTTTAACCAGAATGGGCGCTGCCCTCGCTAAATGGCGATGTGACTCACACGATGTGTAACTTCTGTACGGTTTGATTCGTGCTGTATTGCTGCTCATGTTACGCTAGATATTATCAATCAGCTAATACCTAGAAGATTATGAACCCTGTTTACATGCTTGGggaattttgttttcatcttatCTGTCGCTTCCAacgtatgaaaaataatatacgtGAAATGACCTACAATCAACATACTTCCGCTGAGCGTTTGTGTCTCATATGCTTATTCCTtatcactgttttattttatcccaGTAGCTGATTCACCTACAACCTTAACAGCCGGTTTTTTCTCAAGCCTGTTGTACTAATGTGTCTGCATTAAATCAATAGCCTGCAACTCACGGTGGCTGTTGCCAAATGAAGACGACCACCCGATTCTATATTTCCCGATCCATACGATTAATAAGCTCAAAACCGGATTATTTACGTATGTAGCAGGGAACAGAGTTCAAGTATACTAACTGTATCAAAATACAGCGATGCCTAATTCCAGGAGTAACCTGAATCGTTGAAGTCTGCAGCAAAACCCAAGTTACCAACGTCCACTGAACACTGCACGTacgatttttttaatgtacttcGCTTATAATGCGGATATACTTCCGATTTAATGTTAGCAACGCACGAGTAATTTATAATCTTTAAAACaacatgtaatttattttttacatgaacTGTGTGCCCGAAAGAATATGATCATCAAAGAACTTGAACTTCAGCCACGCATACTATGCGGGGCCGAGCGATGATGTCAGGAGTACTATCTGAAAAGTCCGTTACGAGTACTGTGCGGTGCAAGGACACTGTCATTTCAAATCTACTTTGTATTTCGTTGCTGTTGAATCGTATATATCTTGAAGATGCATTATGAAAGAAGAATTTCCCTAGCAGATACCATCTCCAGATCAAATATGTCTCTTGCAGAATGGTTATTTTTCCTACCACTGTAAAGACTTCGACCTGACagtaacttttaaattttctctcgaATGTTCTCGAATTGAATGACGATTTCAAGACAattatgttaaaagaaatgataaagttTGGCACACGTGAAAAAACAAAGTGAATAACTCTTGCCATAACATGTCTCAGGCTTCCAAATTAATAAGGACATTTAAAGAAAAGCCTTTTAACCCGGGGTATTGTGCGTTCCTAAAAAGGAAGCACACATACCCAAATAAGACGAGAATGTCGCTACCAAAGAAAGGTTGATGTGTCGATGGCTGCTGTGCTTTGCCGAGATGGAAAGTTTCCTTTTGATTTAGCTGGATATCATTTTGAAAGACTGAGTGTTAGGAATTAAGATACGTCTGAATGGCAGGAGACAATCCTGCTAAACAAATACAGCTTTGTGATTTATATAATACGACTGCAGACGGTTAGCAAATAACCTTCATGGGGGCCTCTCGAGCCGCAGTTTGAATCGGCCGGTAGAGCGGCGTTGGGAAccaaatgaaattctttttattattgacaTTCGAAATGCAATTACacataagataatatataaagacaaatctATAAAACTGGTGTCCGAAACGATTTCATCATTTTACGAACACGGCAGAAGCTAAAAACCGCTTATAAACGATGACGTAATGTTGGGTTCTCTGTTGACATCTGGCAGCCCATCCCTGAGCCCGCTCACCTCACCGCGCGGCGATCCAGCTCCAGCAGCATCGCAGTCGGCAGAACCAGTCGTCACTCGGCATCAAGAAGACACACACGTACTCGTCCACCATGAGGGAAATTGTACACATCCAGACCGGGCAGTGCGGAAACCAAATCGGTACCAAGGTGAGATATAATCATGTAACAGTGGTTTATTTTAAGTGGATTTCGTGAGTGCACAATGTCCGTATTTCTCAAAAATTGAATGGGATGAGGAGAGGACCGACCGGCGAGCGAGAGTTCAACTGTCATGCCGTCGGGGTTGGAAGGAGGCGGCGGAGGATATCGCGGTGATGACCGGTAACTTTTTCAAACAGTTTCCCCCGCCCCCCCTGACACCAACCTCTGTCGCCTTGGCCGGTTGATGGCGGACGTCGTCAATTTTCGAAGCTTTAAAATGCTCAAGTGCGTAGATTAGAGTGGAACTTCAAAACTGATTATTTCGTAAGTCCATTAGGATTAGACCGAACTTAATAATTTATAACATGCACCAGGTTCTCTTTGTAGAACTGTACCACAATAAATTGGGCAGCATTAGCGTAAACCTGTTTGGAAAGCTATTTCGACGACCAGAATTCATGTCAGAACTAGCCAAATTAACATTTTCAGCGATGCGCACACTTGTATCAAAACGAACATAGTGCGTGATAAAACTTTCAAATGAGGTTTTTTTTCACGTAAACTGCAGTCTTAAATGTTGATACGTAATTTAAATCTGCCCTCAAGGCCCTTGGTGTCGTGTGGTCTGAACTGGATTATCAACCCGGTCCCGGTAATGAGGCAACAGCTTTAGCCCAACACCGGCATTCTCGGGTTTCCTTGTTAAGTTGAAGATTAACAACCATATTAAAATGCATTTCTGTCCAGGGCTCCTCGAAGTCTTGTTTGCAGGTAATTTACATTCGGTCAGATGATTGCCTCAGTATTAAAGGTTGTTTAGCCTAGCCCCAAGTGGGACGTGGCATGACTCATCAATAAATTTCGAATAGGATTTTCCCAAAAATTACCTTAGATGAAAAGTAAGTCTTTTCAGGCAATTATTTTACCCTTAACCCAGCTGTTGGGGAAAAATCGTTTAAGTAAGACGAACTAGCCTATGGCCCTGGGTACAAGAATGAAAGTGATGACTGGTGGTGGGGGAGTTGAGGTGAGTTAAGTCTACGGATTAATCACGCCAGTTTCAGAGTTCGTAGGAATCTCTCATGATTAGCTGAATGACACAGCCCCTTTATTTGTGGTAACGCCGCGTTTACGTCCTTTGACATTAAAAATGCAGGTAGGTTAGTGTATCTGACCTTTCATTCGTAATATAAACTAAAATAGATCTATGGCAAGTTGTCATCTCTATCCCCCGTCCATAATTAAAATTCCAAGAATACGATTATCCAAACATCGTATGAGACGTAGGTTTGTTGTCTTAATATTTGTGCGCCCTTAACCTTCGTGATTTTTCCATATCGGCAATGGGCGTAAACAAAATTACCCTACCGTATCTAGATGCAGTGACATTTCACCTTTTGTGGATTGGTAGCACAATCATATTTTCCAAAGCCGCCatctttcattgatgatggtcaTGTCGGTTGATTTGGTGCTTAGACGAAAGAAGTGGAGATAGTTGTTTTTGGTAGACAAATTAATGGACCATATTTCTATTTTAAGAACTTCATATAGACTTTCAGGTGCTCCAGTCCATATTCTATTTGCAAACTAAAGTGGTGCTGTTCTTGCAGTGTTAGACAGAGTTCTTTTAGGATAGTTATGCTAATAACTTTTGTTATCAATTGCAAGCGAGGCCCGACATAGCTTAATCAAATATATCCCAAACAAAACATTATAGTTAAATGTTTAATGGCCTTATGTCTGTGCAATCCTTGGTtagttgctgttgttttcataGCCTTAAAGGATTTAAAGTTATTTAAGGCATACCATATAATTCCCAAAtttaatagcttttatttttctaatactgtAAGCCAAGATGCTAATAAACTTTATCTTTCCAGTTTTGGGAAATCATCAGCGATGAGCACGGTATCCAGGCCACCGGAGAGTACACGGGAACAGATAAAGACTTGATGGACCTCCAGTTGGAGAGAATCAACGTCTATTACAATGAAGGTAACCAGGGGAAATACGTACCTCGCGCAATCTTGGTCGATTTAGAACCCGGTACTATGGACAGTGTGAGAGCAGGCCCCCACGGACAACTCTTCAAGCCAGACAGCTTTGTTTTTGGTTAGTTTAAAAGATCGTGTGCTTGTGGTTAACTGAGATGTAATTTTGGTAAGATGTATGATGCAAAAAATAAGCCATATACTTCAGTCAATTTGAATTTTGAGGGAAGAAACTGTGAATAAATCTCGCATTCCAGGTCAGAGTGGTGCTGGCAACAACTGGGCCAAGGGACACTACACAGAGGGTGCTGAATTGGTGGACAGTGTCTTAGATGTAGTTCGTAAGGAAGCAGAAAAATGCGACTGCCTGCAAGGGTTCCAGCTTACTCACTCCCTTGGGGGTGGCACTGGCTCTGGTATGGGTACACTTCTAGTCTCAAAAATCCGTGAAGAATTCCCAGACAGAATTATGAACACATTCTCTGTCGTCCCATCACCCAAAGTAAGTTTTCTGATATTGTACCAAGATGAACAtgttcttttcttatatatatattaagtgtaacattttcaatttggAAGTTATACTTATGGTGTGATGTTAAAATGTTATTAACTGGTATTTTCATTCTTGACACCTATGAATTAGTTTTTCTTTGACAACCTAACCTATGTTAACTTGCATGATAGCCAGTGCCCTGGTATTTTAAATTCAGTTAAAGTATAAAAACATAAGTGCATTGCTGTTGCACATttgtttagtaaaattattaatctTAGTATATATTCCAAAATTGTAACAAATCCTCTTTTCCAGGTATCCGACACTGTTGTGGAGCCCTACAATGCCACCCTTTCTATTCACCAACTAGTCGAGAACACAGACGAAACCTATTGTATCGACAACGAGGCCCTATACGATATCTGCTTTAGAACCCTCAAACTCCAGAACCCAACCTATGGTGATTTGAACCACTTAGTGTCCCTAACAATGTCAGGTGTGACGACCTGCTTCAGATTCCCAGGTCAGTTGAATGCTGACTTGAGGAAATTGGCAGTCAACATGGTACCCTTCCCACGTCTTCACTTCTTCATGCCCGGTTTTGCTCCCTTGACAGCCCGTGGATCTCAACAGTACAGAGCCCTCACTGTTCCCGAACTTACCCAACAGATGTTTGATGCCAAGAACATGATGGCAGCTTGTGATCCCAGACATGGCAGATACCTGACAGTTGCTGCCATTTTCAGAGGCAGGATGTCCATGAAAGAGGTTGATGAACAGATGTACAACATCCAGAATAAGAACTCCTCATTCTTTGTTGAATGGATCCCCAACAATGTCAAGACTGCTGTGTGTGATATCCCACCCCGAGGCATCAAGATGGCCTCTACCTTCATTGGAAATTCCACTGCCATTCAAGAACTTTTCAAGCGTGTTGGAGAACAGTTCACTGCTATGTTCCGCAGGAAAGCTTTCTTGCATTGGTACACTGGTGAGGGTATGGATGAGATGGAATTCACTGAAGCAGAGTCCAACATGAACGATTTGGTCTCAGAATACCAACAATACCAAGAAGCTACTGCTGATGATGAGGCAGAATTTGAGGAAGAAGGGGAAATTGAAGGCGATTATGCATAAGTTTTATTcctattttccataattttttgatttctatttttcatgtgttgtacattccctttcattttattcattggcAAGATCAAATAGGAACaaacattttcttccatttctttctattttttgtaagtaaataatttataaagcAGGCTGCTTTTTGTCTACCCTAATGTAAAGTAATAGGTTAATCTGATTAACAGGGAATATCTTGTGATGGAGTCCTGTAACAACAGTGGTAGAATTTTAATGGAATAATTTAATGCTGGCAGACGAATGGAGGGAACTTAACGAAACATGTGGCACTGCTTAAAGGCCCCACTTTCATTATTGTGCATACAAGTGGGAATAGTTGAAGGTTTGAATAAATGACTTCCAGCATGATTTTTAATACGTCTGTTAGTCCTGAACGGTTTATATTGGAAAAAGCTGCGCAACTGGCTTGGTTCTAAGGTAAGCAACTATTCTACCCAAATTCTGGAGGATTTTTGAATTTCAATGATTTCCTACCAAGAAATGATTGAAAGAATGGAGTACTTGGTGAAACTTATCAGCAGATGTGATACCCAGTTCCTGTAGAAAATTTCTAACCAACTAACTACTACAGCAATAACAGCCTCAGCTGATGCCTTACGACGATGAGTCCATCTTGTTAATAGGGAGTGCTAAAAACTGGTGACTAGTTAACCACTTGTACAATTAACACAGTGTGGTCCTTGAGTATGTTGgatatgtttatatttaccaATTAGGTGCCTGTCAATGTGGTTTGTGTGCCATTTGAAATTTCTCATTTAACTATTCTTCAGAAATGCAAACCCTGACAATTTAGCTTAGAAGCTTGTTGAAATTAAGGAACACTAAATTTAACTACTGTGGTTGCTGCTTGCTTGCAGTGTCTATCCATCAATGAAGCAAGGTACTTTCCTGTCAGACATGCAGGGAAtgtaaaacttgaaagaaaatgcaCAGGCTACTAATGTCTGCACTTTTCCATGTTTCAGCTAGGAAAAGAGTCTTTCGGTAAATCTGACTGAACTTGGGGTCCCTCTATACTTTCAGAAGATGAGATTCCTATTCTTTGTTCACAGTAAGGCTGGTGATCTGCTCTGGACTAACCATAACCCTTTAGGTATTCACATGAGTGTTCATCTGTGTGTCATCTCCCCTCCCATACCAAGTAATATTGTCGTTGTAGAGGGGCTTTGGGTTAGGGGTCATGGGCTGGCTGGGCAACCATTTGGTCTCCATCTTGGACCCCTCCTCTAGCCTTGGGCTTTGGTACTATACTTGACCaattttggcttgtttttttcttaatctttcattttatcattcttcTTTCGCACTATCATACAAATCCTCTGCCTTTGTACCCCGGCTATCCCTTAGGTGTGAGTGTTTGTGCTGCAAGGGTAGAAGGCCAACTTTGGGTTGGTCTTTAACAGCTTCCTGGATGCTGTAGGACACTgcccttgttttttcttttttgctcttaCTCCTTCATGCGAGGCTCTCAAGAAGTGGATTGTATATTTCCCTAGCATATATCCTGGCCCATATGGCCAATAATGGAAATCAAACAAATTCTAAGGGTTTGGGGACTGACCCTGCTCACAGTCAGACCCCTGAATTTTTGGGCTTCCCTGATTTAGTTAAGAGACCATGAGCCAGACTACTCGCCGAGAAATCCCATCATCCCTACTCTTTTACCAAGTTGCTTGTTATCTTGGGACATGATGCCCCACGCTCCCTTTCCACTAATTCCTCTTTGGTGACTACTCTACAACCATATGAACCACAGTGTTCTACCATGAAACAGGTTACTACAGCATCTCTTaactcataaaaatttcataaggcTTGAACGCCATACTTTCTACCCACCCAGCCCTTATATCAACCTTCTTTGGACCCCAGAAGTGGGACAAGTGCTTCATCATCCCCCCGACTGCTCCTTACGCTAACAATACACTCCACTTTAAAAAGTGCCTGCAGAGACAGGTAGGAATGGTGAAATTCCTAACAAGACGCGACCACTCACGTCCTGTTATGGTGAACACAGAGGCTCAGGCTCGAGCAATGTCCACCCTCAAAGACCTACAAGGTAATGCCTTCCCTACCACCCCACATCCTCATCTTAACCGTTACACTGGAATAGTGGTGATACCCTCTGAGCAGTGCCCGATTGACAACGCGTCTCAAAGAGCTAAGTGACTGCCATGAAGTTCTCCATGTTGCATACTACACTGGGGACAAGAGCAAcagaaaatatccaaaaaaatttttgcaaaaatcaCATTCAAGGGGCAAGACTCCCCCATGTCAGTACCAAAAGTGCTGGCATTTCAACCACCCAGCCAAATTTGGCAGATCACAAGCACGCTGGCCCATTTGCAGCTCGCCTGACCATGATCGAGCAAATTGCCACTCACAAGAGCGTATTTGCACCAATTGCGCAGGCAAACAATGCTTTTTTTACTGTGGTTGCCCTGTCTAAAAGTGTGAATCAGAAGTGGCTGCCCTTCGCTTCAAGAAGCAAGACAGGAGGCTTGCCGGTTTGGCTTTACCACTGTCACCCTGGCCCAGATCATGACAACAGCAAACCAAACGAGCAAAACCACCACGAATATCACACCACAACCAACCCTTCCCACCTCCTCTTTAATTCCCCAATCCACTACCACCACTTGTACTTCTTAACATCATCCCTTTCTTTGTCCAAACTGCTGCATACAGCTAAAGCACCATCATCCACCACCTCTTCCCGTCTTCCTATCTCAAGTGTAACTTCGTCAAACCCTTTTGAGGTGTTGAATTCAGAGACAACTTCTAAATCCTTATCTTCCCATCCCTCACCCTCTTTAACACAACCCccacacaaagaaataaacaccaaattggaaCAACTCCAAAGACCAATAACAAATTCTCTCCTTCCAAGTTTTCCCAGTCACTTCCTGTTTGCCCTCCACCCAAGAAACCCTTACAGCCAAATCTCCTCCGGAAACCATGAAGGACATTGAGGATTACACAAACCCAACCTCATCCCCAAGACCCCAACTTCCTCTCACACAAAATATGCTACTGTTCATCATACCATTGCTGAGGTCCACAACCCTCCCGCTATCCTTCCCCCGACTCCCCTGCAAACTTCCACAGAATCTAAACCTGCCTCACCTTTCCCCCTACCTGTCTCCTTTCCTACCCAACCTTCCACTCAGACCTCTGTACAGAGAAAAAGTATCCTTGACCTTGCTTTACCACCAGTTATTCCTGACACCCACCTGTCCCTACTTTATACTGAAGACAGTCCATCCCCTCTAACAACCCTACCTCAATCATATCGACTATAATATCATCGTATATCTCATTCCCTTTGTCTACTCTAGTGGAATATTTAAGGATTCCAATCCCACAGACATGATCTCAGATATCTCCTCACAATCACCACCTGTGGCAAGCATACTGACAGCAAAACTATATGCCATTTTGTTTGCACTAAAACAACTTCTAATCTAACCCTCATCATCCTTCGTTATTTTCCCAGACTCTGCTAATTCTTTATCCCTTATCCAATCTACTGACTGCATCCATCCTGTAGTCCGTGAAATTCAGGATTGGCTCTTTCATATTTCACTCGGGAAAAAACTAGTCTGGTTCTGCTGGACCCTGAGCCATGTAGGCACCCTGGCTAACAAGCAAGTGGACTCTTTGACCCGCTATGTGGCTTTGTCGGGATGCCTACATTTCACAACCATCCCACATTCAGGTTACTTCCCATTCTTCTGTAAATAGTTACTAAATAGCTggcaacaaataaatattctttatccAATATAACCTACCAACCAATAATTCTGACCATACTGTATCTATAATCAGCATAACATAGCACCATATGGTCCCCAAGGCCTGATGCTTGATTgatattaattcaattcaattcaattggTGTCTACTTGGACCCAATCTCCAGTGTTTTACACTTGATGTGTTACCTAGATCTGCTAATTCGGGCGTCCTTCGAGACGCTGTCACttcagaacagttttttttttttttttttttttttttttttttttttgtcacagggAGGTAATTGTGATAACCGG
Coding sequences within:
- the LOC136825305 gene encoding tubulin beta-1 chain, which codes for MREIVHIQTGQCGNQIGTKFWEIISDEHGIQATGEYTGTDKDLMDLQLERINVYYNEGNQGKYVPRAILVDLEPGTMDSVRAGPHGQLFKPDSFVFGQSGAGNNWAKGHYTEGAELVDSVLDVVRKEAEKCDCLQGFQLTHSLGGGTGSGMGTLLVSKIREEFPDRIMNTFSVVPSPKVSDTVVEPYNATLSIHQLVENTDETYCIDNEALYDICFRTLKLQNPTYGDLNHLVSLTMSGVTTCFRFPGQLNADLRKLAVNMVPFPRLHFFMPGFAPLTARGSQQYRALTVPELTQQMFDAKNMMAACDPRHGRYLTVAAIFRGRMSMKEVDEQMYNIQNKNSSFFVEWIPNNVKTAVCDIPPRGIKMASTFIGNSTAIQELFKRVGEQFTAMFRRKAFLHWYTGEGMDEMEFTEAESNMNDLVSEYQQYQEATADDEAEFEEEGEIEGDYA